A single Leptolyngbya sp. 'hensonii' DNA region contains:
- a CDS encoding phycobilisome linker polypeptide has translation MAATGYDDLILVVEVAGLQQPALLPVSNFTFKVPYRSLARTLESIRRRQGKVVNITVLSSSIAEPVPAPDLSGAQPFSTAPERATILSAGPSISEVPPPTTENNVPQPSEVATLGASVSASELTLESEPIQSSPPGSSSEAEDVASSGADNLIATPPPSDHSEGEVSDTTPASTTAEPPALSQFLGRFGLNEFFAKFKPSKDSDSDEKPDS, from the coding sequence ATGGCGGCTACTGGATATGACGATCTCATACTGGTGGTTGAAGTCGCTGGTTTACAACAGCCAGCCTTACTGCCAGTGAGCAATTTCACATTCAAAGTTCCTTATCGTTCGCTCGCTCGCACCCTTGAGTCCATTCGTCGCAGGCAGGGGAAAGTCGTTAACATCACTGTTTTGTCTTCCTCGATTGCCGAGCCTGTTCCTGCTCCTGACCTGTCAGGCGCTCAGCCTTTTTCTACAGCTCCAGAGAGGGCAACCATCCTATCGGCTGGACCTTCGATCAGTGAAGTCCCCCCACCTACGACGGAAAACAATGTCCCACAACCTTCAGAGGTAGCAACTCTGGGAGCCTCGGTTTCAGCATCAGAACTCACACTTGAGTCTGAACCTATCCAGTCGTCTCCACCCGGATCCTCTTCTGAGGCGGAAGACGTTGCCTCCTCTGGGGCTGACAACCTGATTGCTACGCCACCTCCCTCGGATCACTCCGAAGGGGAGGTCAGTGACACAACCCCGGCATCGACAACTGCTGAGCCCCCGGCATTAAGCCAGTTCCTGGGAAGGTTTGGCCTGAATGAATTTTTTGCCAAATTCAAACCCAGTAAGGACAGCGATTCCGACGAAAAACCAGATTCCTGA
- a CDS encoding phycobiliprotein lyase: MDIINFVERSIGRWRSQRSAHHLAFRHFEAVESVIDIVALALDDPAVLDLCHAYNVDPATAVSPFRMSWEGQSDWDESAAMQGTCVLIPIPDPNSAANRGKLLRDQGYAEEIAAVGDYHLTADGTFVLVTAYDRAAAEEKIWFVNPNVRCRVSLIKTSAGTGVVTASFSSEIRQEIKN; encoded by the coding sequence ATGGACATAATCAACTTTGTTGAACGATCGATTGGGCGCTGGCGATCGCAACGCAGCGCCCATCATCTCGCTTTCCGCCATTTTGAAGCGGTTGAATCGGTCATTGATATCGTAGCCCTGGCCCTGGATGACCCGGCAGTACTTGACCTCTGCCATGCCTACAATGTAGACCCAGCAACAGCCGTCTCTCCCTTTCGGATGAGTTGGGAAGGGCAATCTGACTGGGATGAAAGTGCGGCCATGCAGGGAACCTGTGTCTTGATTCCCATTCCCGATCCGAACTCTGCCGCCAATCGTGGCAAGCTGCTTCGCGATCAGGGATACGCCGAGGAGATCGCCGCTGTGGGGGACTACCATCTCACAGCGGATGGCACCTTTGTTTTGGTGACAGCCTACGATCGAGCGGCAGCTGAAGAGAAAATCTGGTTTGTGAATCCCAATGTCCGTTGCCGGGTCTCTCTGATCAAAACCAGTGCAGGCACCGGGGTTGTCACTGCATCATTTTCTTCCGAAATTCGACAGGAGATCAAAAACTGA
- a CDS encoding chromophore lyase CpcT/CpeT, with protein MMTTPSDPAEVKSSDLFTLAHWMAGGFSNYKQAFENPKNYAHIHVFFRPLPFEFFSGIGFYSEQVYDYDLWSPYRQGVHRLVDQGDQIYIENYGLKEAFLYAGAARELEILNTLTIDKIERRHHCAMVFKREGDLFRGMVEPGNLCLIERHNCQTYLVSDVEITETTWVSLDKGMDVNTHEQVWGSTFGPLRFEKRENFAHEVPNIL; from the coding sequence ATGATGACTACTCCGTCCGATCCTGCTGAAGTCAAATCGAGTGATTTATTCACCCTGGCCCATTGGATGGCAGGGGGATTTAGCAACTATAAACAGGCTTTTGAAAACCCTAAAAATTACGCCCATATCCACGTTTTCTTTCGTCCGTTACCCTTTGAGTTTTTCTCTGGAATCGGCTTCTATTCAGAACAGGTTTATGACTACGATCTGTGGAGTCCCTATCGCCAGGGCGTCCATCGTCTGGTGGACCAGGGGGATCAGATTTACATAGAAAACTATGGCCTGAAAGAGGCTTTTCTCTATGCCGGTGCTGCCCGTGAATTAGAGATTTTAAACACCCTTACGATCGACAAGATTGAGCGACGACACCACTGCGCCATGGTCTTCAAGCGGGAGGGAGATCTATTTCGGGGCATGGTAGAGCCCGGTAATCTTTGCTTAATTGAACGTCACAATTGTCAGACCTATCTGGTTAGCGATGTGGAAATCACAGAAACAACCTGGGTCAGCCTAGATAAAGGTATGGATGTCAATACCCACGAACAGGTATGGGGATCAACCTTTGGACCGTTGCGGTTTGAAAAACGGGAGAATTTTGCCCATGAAGTCCCCAATATCTTATAA
- a CDS encoding CpeR family transcriptional regulator, which translates to MKSPISYKAPSIDLELTEAKMLPPEAQKKMQCWIRSRHLICSGNFFVFETVDYSAVDRFSDCVTALGGTVISVDPVDKIWMGGHRQVLLYRAKASLHTPCHSLKQYWLKYGSFRTRFDGQD; encoded by the coding sequence ATGAAGTCCCCAATATCTTATAAAGCTCCCTCAATCGATCTGGAACTGACGGAAGCCAAAATGCTGCCACCTGAGGCTCAAAAAAAGATGCAGTGCTGGATTCGGAGCCGTCATTTAATTTGTTCCGGCAACTTCTTTGTGTTTGAGACCGTGGACTACAGTGCGGTTGATCGTTTTTCTGATTGTGTCACAGCTCTAGGCGGAACAGTGATTTCAGTCGATCCCGTAGACAAAATTTGGATGGGTGGTCATCGCCAGGTGCTCCTATATCGGGCTAAAGCCAGTCTCCATACCCCCTGTCATAGTCTGAAGCAATACTGGCTGAAATATGGTAGCTTTCGAACCCGATTTGACGGGCAGGATTAA
- a CDS encoding phycobilisome rod-core linker polypeptide, translated as MPTTFVNPVVNPAANLGVSLFDETDPVYLWESASEADIEIVIRAVYRQILGNAHIMESERLAVPESQLRQREFTVREFVRQVAKSELYRSRFFDPCSRYRAIELNFKHLLGRAPHHFEEMRHHSAILDQAGFAADIDSYIDSDEYQTAFGENIVPYCRGYKTQAGQPMLEFTNMLQLLGGACSSDKDLTSGNKARLTRALILNRAYGIEPSRSGNDILSEVFGSGAQPSTTLPFSQPSSGAEYALQQKYQEQATLVAALQSQLAELRPFASMGSAIIRQDQFAGDTSIAPLTSSGIRVAPAGSTLQRQVEEQEALIASLQEQLAEARSLAAIGEARLNKWRRRTFF; from the coding sequence ATGCCTACTACATTTGTGAATCCCGTTGTGAATCCTGCAGCGAATTTGGGCGTTAGTTTATTTGATGAAACAGACCCCGTTTATTTGTGGGAATCTGCTTCAGAAGCAGATATTGAAATAGTCATTCGAGCCGTTTACCGACAGATCCTGGGCAATGCCCACATCATGGAAAGTGAGCGTCTGGCTGTTCCCGAATCCCAACTCAGACAGCGAGAATTCACCGTCCGGGAATTTGTCCGCCAGGTTGCCAAGTCAGAGTTATACCGATCTCGTTTTTTTGACCCCTGCTCCCGCTATCGGGCGATCGAGCTCAATTTCAAACATTTACTCGGTCGGGCTCCCCATCACTTTGAAGAGATGCGTCATCACAGCGCCATCCTCGATCAGGCAGGGTTTGCAGCCGATATCGATTCCTATATCGACAGTGATGAGTATCAGACTGCTTTTGGTGAGAACATTGTGCCCTATTGCCGGGGTTACAAAACCCAGGCCGGACAACCGATGCTGGAGTTCACCAATATGCTGCAACTGCTGGGGGGAGCCTGCAGTAGCGATAAAGACCTGACCTCTGGCAATAAGGCTCGCCTGACCCGAGCGCTGATTCTCAACCGGGCCTATGGGATTGAGCCAAGTCGAAGTGGCAACGATATCCTGTCGGAAGTCTTCGGCAGCGGAGCCCAACCGAGTACAACCTTACCTTTCTCCCAGCCCAGTTCTGGGGCTGAATATGCCCTGCAACAAAAATATCAAGAGCAGGCAACCTTGGTGGCAGCCCTGCAAAGCCAACTGGCTGAGCTGCGTCCCTTTGCCAGCATGGGGTCTGCCATCATCCGCCAGGATCAATTTGCCGGTGATACCTCGATAGCCCCCCTGACTTCTTCTGGTATCCGGGTCGCACCAGCAGGCAGCACCCTGCAGCGTCAGGTCGAAGAACAGGAAGCCCTGATTGCCAGTCTGCAAGAGCAGTTGGCGGAAGCCCGATCGCTGGCAGCGATCGGAGAAGCTCGTTTGAATAAGTGGCGACGACGGACCTTCTTTTAG
- a CDS encoding TMEM14 family protein produces the protein MNPGVIAAIVYGILAIVGGIMGYVQAKSKISLLAGCGCGLLLLVSALLQFQGQSWGLIFAVAVTLILLLAFVMRWIKTRKFMPAGLMLILGIPALGVMISQMGILTALK, from the coding sequence ATGAATCCAGGTGTAATCGCGGCGATCGTCTATGGCATCCTTGCCATTGTGGGCGGCATCATGGGTTACGTTCAGGCAAAAAGTAAGATTTCTCTCTTGGCTGGTTGTGGCTGTGGCCTGCTGTTACTGGTAAGTGCCCTCTTGCAATTTCAAGGTCAATCCTGGGGACTTATCTTTGCCGTAGCGGTGACCCTCATTCTGTTACTGGCATTTGTGATGCGATGGATCAAAACCCGCAAGTTTATGCCTGCCGGATTGATGCTGATTCTGGGCATTCCAGCGCTGGGAGTTATGATTAGCCAGATGGGGATCCTCACAGCACTCAAATGA
- a CDS encoding RluA family pseudouridine synthase, producing the protein MKTYTGQCDVRGDRLDRVLAEQLPDLSRSRLQKLIEQGQVRVNGQVCTSKKASIAVGDQLQVILPDAEPLDVQAEAIPLDILYEDESLLILNKPVGLVVHPAPGHATGTLVNALLAHCPNLPGIGGIQRPGIVHRLDKDTSGALVVAKTDQAHQHLQAQLKAKTAGRAYLGLVYGAPATVQGTIQAPIGRHPVDRKKMAVVPVEKGGRNAVTHWQIQERLGNYTLLYFRLETGRTHQIRVHAAHIGHPIVGDPIYSSGRSGSLHWKGQALHAWKLRLQHPVSGDWIEVVAPPPDRFFNLLQRLRRSSGT; encoded by the coding sequence ATGAAAACCTACACCGGCCAATGTGACGTCAGGGGCGATCGTCTTGATCGCGTTCTGGCAGAACAGTTGCCTGACCTGTCCCGCTCCCGCTTACAAAAGCTGATTGAGCAGGGGCAGGTGCGGGTGAATGGGCAGGTCTGCACCTCAAAGAAAGCGTCCATCGCGGTGGGTGATCAACTTCAGGTCATTCTGCCAGACGCAGAACCTCTGGATGTCCAGGCGGAAGCGATTCCCCTGGACATTCTCTATGAAGATGAATCCCTCCTGATTCTCAATAAGCCTGTCGGCCTAGTCGTGCATCCAGCACCAGGGCATGCCACCGGTACCTTAGTCAATGCCCTCTTGGCCCACTGTCCTAACCTGCCGGGCATCGGTGGTATTCAACGACCGGGCATTGTTCATCGCCTGGATAAGGACACTAGTGGAGCTCTGGTGGTGGCAAAAACAGACCAGGCCCACCAACATCTCCAGGCGCAACTCAAGGCTAAAACTGCCGGTCGAGCGTATCTGGGCCTGGTCTATGGGGCACCGGCAACAGTCCAAGGAACAATCCAGGCACCGATCGGACGCCATCCCGTCGATCGCAAGAAGATGGCGGTGGTGCCGGTGGAGAAAGGGGGACGAAATGCCGTCACCCACTGGCAAATCCAGGAACGGTTGGGCAATTACACCCTGCTTTACTTTCGCCTGGAAACCGGGCGCACCCATCAGATCAGAGTGCACGCTGCCCACATCGGTCATCCGATCGTGGGCGATCCTATTTATAGTTCTGGCCGCTCTGGATCACTGCACTGGAAAGGTCAGGCCCTGCATGCCTGGAAACTCAGGTTGCAACACCCGGTTTCAGGGGACTGGATCGAGGTGGTCGCTCCCCCGCCCGATCGTTTCTTCAACCTGCTCCAACGCCTGAGACGGTCATCAGGAACCTGA
- the psb29 gene encoding photosystem II biogenesis protein Psp29 translates to MTNARTVSDTKRAFYTLHTRPINSIYRRVVDELMVEMHLLSVNVDYRYDPIYALGVVSSFDRFMQFYRPEVDKASIFSALCRSLEADPQQYRQDAEQLQGLAKQLPIKDLILKFSQPDLLGEPAELREFLRGRVAQTTPFKYSRLFAIGLYSLLELSDPEATKEEAQRNALLKQFCEGLHLPEDKVTKDLELYRSNLEKIAQAQIVLEDILQADRKKREQRAQEKAGTTTPELAPDLPQDGAASGS, encoded by the coding sequence GTGACTAACGCCCGCACTGTTTCAGATACCAAACGCGCTTTCTACACCTTACACACCCGGCCCATTAATTCCATTTATCGTCGGGTGGTGGATGAACTGATGGTAGAGATGCACCTGCTATCGGTGAATGTGGATTACCGCTACGACCCTATCTATGCGTTGGGCGTTGTTTCATCCTTCGATCGCTTCATGCAGTTCTACCGTCCGGAGGTAGACAAGGCTTCCATTTTTAGCGCCCTCTGTCGCTCTCTAGAAGCAGATCCGCAACAGTATCGCCAGGACGCAGAGCAACTCCAGGGGCTGGCCAAGCAGCTTCCGATTAAAGATCTGATCCTGAAATTTAGCCAGCCCGATCTTCTGGGAGAACCGGCGGAACTGCGGGAGTTTTTACGGGGACGGGTTGCCCAGACCACACCGTTCAAATATAGTCGCCTCTTTGCGATCGGCCTCTATTCCCTGCTGGAATTGTCCGATCCAGAGGCCACCAAAGAGGAAGCTCAGAGAAATGCTTTGCTGAAGCAGTTCTGTGAAGGGCTGCATTTACCAGAAGATAAGGTGACGAAGGATCTGGAGCTGTATCGGAGTAATCTGGAGAAGATCGCCCAGGCTCAGATTGTGCTGGAAGATATCCTGCAGGCCGATCGTAAAAAGCGAGAGCAGCGGGCTCAGGAGAAGGCCGGAACGACCACCCCAGAGCTTGCTCCAGATTTGCCACAGGATGGGGCTGCTTCAGGTTCCTGA